One genomic segment of Sorex araneus isolate mSorAra2 chromosome X, mSorAra2.pri, whole genome shotgun sequence includes these proteins:
- the SEMA4F gene encoding semaphorin-4F isoform X1, whose amino-acid sequence MPTASCPRAEATGRAPPRGQAEPAMRTSAERPRPGPGPPPVLPFPLLLLAVLSGPVSGRVPGSVPRISLSISEADSYLTRFSVPQRYNYFVLLVDPASHTLYVGARDTIFALSLPLSGARPRRIDWKVPDAHRQNCRKKGKKEDECHNFIQILAIANASHLLTCGTFAFDPKCGVIDVSSFQQVERLESGRGKCPFEPAQRSAAVMAGGALYVATVKNFLGTEPIIVRAAGRAEDWVRTEILSSWLNAPAFVAAEALSPSEWGDEEGDDEIYFFFTENFRGFDPDEVIKVPRVARVCAGDLGGRKTLQQRWTTFLKADLLCLRPQNGLLSSVLQDVVVLRPASGTGSPIFYGIFSSRWEGGTLSAVCDFWPQDIRSALSGPFRDLGHDCNRRLPVMANEVPQPRPGECLANNMKLRQFSSSLALPDRVLTFIRDHPLMDQPVTPPGGRSLLVTRDTAYVRVAAHRVTGLSGRKYDVLYLGTEDGHVHRAVRIQSRLRVLEDLPLFPQPQPIESMKLYQGWLLVGSGTEVTQVNTTDCGRLQSCSECVLARDPACAWSFRARACVPHARERGRLVQDVESANASSLCPKEPGEHPVVFEVPVAAAAHVVLPCAPSSSWASCVWHQPSGVTEYGPGQDGLVVVVTPGAMGAYACECQEGGVTRVVAAYSLVGGSRLGPAGQAHTVGAGLAGFLLGVLAASLTLLLIGRRQQRRRQRELLARDKVGLDLGAPPSGTTSYSQDPPSPSPEDERLPLALAKRANGFGGFPPPFLLDACPSPAHVRLTGAPLATCDETSI is encoded by the exons ATGCCCACGGCGTCGTGCCCCAGAGCTGAGGCGACTGGACGAGCCCCACCCCGCGGCCAGGCCGAGCCAGCGATGAGGACTTCTGCCGAGCGGCCACGCCCGGGTCCTGGGCCGCCTCCAGTGTTGCCCttcccgctgctgctgctggcggTGCTGAGCGGCCCGGTGTCCGGCCGCGTCCCGGGCTCGGTGCCCAGGATCTCGCTCTCTATCTCGG AGGCTGACTCCTATCTCACTCGGTTCTCCGTGCCCCAGAGATACAATTACTTTGTTCTCCTTGTGGATCCTGCTTCCCACACACTTTATGTCGGCGCCCGGGACACCATCTTCGCCTTATCTTTGCCCTTATCAGGGGCACGACCCCGCAGG ATTGACTGGAAGGTGCCTGATGCCCACAGACAGAACTGCCGGAAGAAAGGCAAGAAGGAG GATGAATGTCACAATTTCATCCAGATTCTCGCCATTGCCAATGCCTCTCACCTCCTCACATGTGGCACCTTCGCCTTTGATCCGAAGTGCGGGGTTATT GATGTGTCCAGTTTCCAGCAGGTTGAAAGACTTGAGAGTGGCCGGGGGAAATGTCCTTTTGAGCCAGCTCAGCGGTCAGCAGCTGTAATGGCTG ggggcgccctcTACGTGGCCACCGTCAAGAACTTCCTGGGGACCGAGCCCATCATCGTGCGGGCGGCAGGGCGCGCGGAGGACTGGGTGCGCACGGAGATCCTGTCCTCCTGGCTGAACG CGCCAGCGTTCGTGGCTGCCGAGGCCTTGAGCCCTTCCGAGTGGGGGGACGAAGAGGGCGACGATGAAATCTACTTCTTCTTTACGGAGAATTTCCGAGGATTTGACCCAGACGAAGTTATCAAGGTCCCCCGCGTGGCGCGTGTGTGCGCG GGGGACCTCGGGGGCCGGAAGACCCTCCAGCAGCGGTGGACGACATTTCTGAAGGCTGACCTGCTTTGCTTAAGGCCCCAGAACGGCCTGCTGTCCAGTGTCCTACAGGACGTGGTCGTTCTTCGGCCTGCTTCTGGAACGGGCTCGCCCATTTTTTATGGCATCTTTTCCTCCCGGTG GGAGGGGGGCACACTGTCTGCCGTCTGTGACTTCTGGCCACAGGACATTCGGTCAGCTCTCAGCGGGCCTTTCAGAGACCTGGGACACGACTGCAACCGGAGGCTGCCTGTCATGGCCAATGAGgtcccccagcccaggccaggAGAG TGCCTCGCCAACAACATGAAGCTCCGGCAGTTCAGCTCGTCCCTCGCCCTGCCGGACCGGGTGCTCACCTTCATCCGCGACCACCCGCTCATGGACCAGCCGGTAACCCCGCCCGGTGGCCGCTCCCTGCTGGTCACGCGCGACACAGCTTATGTGAGAGTCGCGGCCCACAGGGTGACCGGCCTCTCGGGGAGAAAGTATGACGTGCTCTACCTGGGCACAG AGGACGGACACGTGCACAGGGCGGTGCGGATTCAAAGCAGGCTGAGAGTCCTGGAGGACCTGCCTCTGTTTCCCCAGCCGCAGCCAATCGAGAGCATGAAACTGTATCAA ggcTGGCTTCTGGTGGGCTCCGGGACCGAGGTGACGCAGGTGAACACCACCGACTGCGGCCGCCTGCAGAGCTGCTCCGAGTGCGTCCTGGCGCGGGACCCCGCCTGCGCCTGGAGCTTCCGGGCGCGCGCCTGTGTGCCGCACGCCCGCGAGCGCGGGAG GCTGGTCCAGGATGTGGAATCAGCAAACGCCTCTTCCTTGTGCCCCAAAGAACCTGGAG AACATCCCGTAGTGTTTGAAGTTCCTGTGGCTGCCGCTGCTCATGTGGTCTTGCCGTGTGCCCCCAGCTCCTCGTGGGCATCCTGTGTGTGGCACCAGCCCAGCGGAGTGACTGAGTATGGCCCAGGGCAGGATGGACTCGTGGTGGTGGTCACCCCAGGGGCCATGGGCGCTTATGCCTGTGAATGTCAAGAGGGGGGTGTGACCCGCGTGGTCGCAGCTTATAGCTTGGTGGGGGGCAGCCGGCTGGGCCCAGCGGGTCAGGCCCACACTGTGGGGGCTGGACTAGCTGGCTTCTTGCTGGGGGTGCTTGCGGCCTCCCTGACCCTCCTCCTGATTGGTCGGCGTCAGCAGCGCCGGCGACAAAGGGAACTTCTGGCAAGAGACAAGGTGGGCTTGGACCTGGGGGCCCCGCCCTCTGGGACCACAAGCTATAGCCAGGACCCTCCCTCGCCCTCCCCTGAAGATGAGAggctgcccctggccctggccaagAGGGCCAATGGCTTCGGAggcttccccccacccttcctgcTGGATGCCTGCCCAAGCCCAGCCCACGTTCGGCTGACAGGGGCTCCCCTGGCCACATGTGATGAGACGTCCATCTAG
- the SEMA4F gene encoding semaphorin-4F isoform X2, whose product MPTASCPRAEATGRAPPRGQAEPAMRTSAERPRPGPGPPPVLPFPLLLLAVLSGPVSGRVPGSVPRISLSISGGALYVATVKNFLGTEPIIVRAAGRAEDWVRTEILSSWLNAPAFVAAEALSPSEWGDEEGDDEIYFFFTENFRGFDPDEVIKVPRVARVCAGDLGGRKTLQQRWTTFLKADLLCLRPQNGLLSSVLQDVVVLRPASGTGSPIFYGIFSSRWEGGTLSAVCDFWPQDIRSALSGPFRDLGHDCNRRLPVMANEVPQPRPGECLANNMKLRQFSSSLALPDRVLTFIRDHPLMDQPVTPPGGRSLLVTRDTAYVRVAAHRVTGLSGRKYDVLYLGTEDGHVHRAVRIQSRLRVLEDLPLFPQPQPIESMKLYQGWLLVGSGTEVTQVNTTDCGRLQSCSECVLARDPACAWSFRARACVPHARERGRLVQDVESANASSLCPKEPGEHPVVFEVPVAAAAHVVLPCAPSSSWASCVWHQPSGVTEYGPGQDGLVVVVTPGAMGAYACECQEGGVTRVVAAYSLVGGSRLGPAGQAHTVGAGLAGFLLGVLAASLTLLLIGRRQQRRRQRELLARDKVGLDLGAPPSGTTSYSQDPPSPSPEDERLPLALAKRANGFGGFPPPFLLDACPSPAHVRLTGAPLATCDETSI is encoded by the exons ATGCCCACGGCGTCGTGCCCCAGAGCTGAGGCGACTGGACGAGCCCCACCCCGCGGCCAGGCCGAGCCAGCGATGAGGACTTCTGCCGAGCGGCCACGCCCGGGTCCTGGGCCGCCTCCAGTGTTGCCCttcccgctgctgctgctggcggTGCTGAGCGGCCCGGTGTCCGGCCGCGTCCCGGGCTCGGTGCCCAGGATCTCGCTCTCTATCTCGG ggggcgccctcTACGTGGCCACCGTCAAGAACTTCCTGGGGACCGAGCCCATCATCGTGCGGGCGGCAGGGCGCGCGGAGGACTGGGTGCGCACGGAGATCCTGTCCTCCTGGCTGAACG CGCCAGCGTTCGTGGCTGCCGAGGCCTTGAGCCCTTCCGAGTGGGGGGACGAAGAGGGCGACGATGAAATCTACTTCTTCTTTACGGAGAATTTCCGAGGATTTGACCCAGACGAAGTTATCAAGGTCCCCCGCGTGGCGCGTGTGTGCGCG GGGGACCTCGGGGGCCGGAAGACCCTCCAGCAGCGGTGGACGACATTTCTGAAGGCTGACCTGCTTTGCTTAAGGCCCCAGAACGGCCTGCTGTCCAGTGTCCTACAGGACGTGGTCGTTCTTCGGCCTGCTTCTGGAACGGGCTCGCCCATTTTTTATGGCATCTTTTCCTCCCGGTG GGAGGGGGGCACACTGTCTGCCGTCTGTGACTTCTGGCCACAGGACATTCGGTCAGCTCTCAGCGGGCCTTTCAGAGACCTGGGACACGACTGCAACCGGAGGCTGCCTGTCATGGCCAATGAGgtcccccagcccaggccaggAGAG TGCCTCGCCAACAACATGAAGCTCCGGCAGTTCAGCTCGTCCCTCGCCCTGCCGGACCGGGTGCTCACCTTCATCCGCGACCACCCGCTCATGGACCAGCCGGTAACCCCGCCCGGTGGCCGCTCCCTGCTGGTCACGCGCGACACAGCTTATGTGAGAGTCGCGGCCCACAGGGTGACCGGCCTCTCGGGGAGAAAGTATGACGTGCTCTACCTGGGCACAG AGGACGGACACGTGCACAGGGCGGTGCGGATTCAAAGCAGGCTGAGAGTCCTGGAGGACCTGCCTCTGTTTCCCCAGCCGCAGCCAATCGAGAGCATGAAACTGTATCAA ggcTGGCTTCTGGTGGGCTCCGGGACCGAGGTGACGCAGGTGAACACCACCGACTGCGGCCGCCTGCAGAGCTGCTCCGAGTGCGTCCTGGCGCGGGACCCCGCCTGCGCCTGGAGCTTCCGGGCGCGCGCCTGTGTGCCGCACGCCCGCGAGCGCGGGAG GCTGGTCCAGGATGTGGAATCAGCAAACGCCTCTTCCTTGTGCCCCAAAGAACCTGGAG AACATCCCGTAGTGTTTGAAGTTCCTGTGGCTGCCGCTGCTCATGTGGTCTTGCCGTGTGCCCCCAGCTCCTCGTGGGCATCCTGTGTGTGGCACCAGCCCAGCGGAGTGACTGAGTATGGCCCAGGGCAGGATGGACTCGTGGTGGTGGTCACCCCAGGGGCCATGGGCGCTTATGCCTGTGAATGTCAAGAGGGGGGTGTGACCCGCGTGGTCGCAGCTTATAGCTTGGTGGGGGGCAGCCGGCTGGGCCCAGCGGGTCAGGCCCACACTGTGGGGGCTGGACTAGCTGGCTTCTTGCTGGGGGTGCTTGCGGCCTCCCTGACCCTCCTCCTGATTGGTCGGCGTCAGCAGCGCCGGCGACAAAGGGAACTTCTGGCAAGAGACAAGGTGGGCTTGGACCTGGGGGCCCCGCCCTCTGGGACCACAAGCTATAGCCAGGACCCTCCCTCGCCCTCCCCTGAAGATGAGAggctgcccctggccctggccaagAGGGCCAATGGCTTCGGAggcttccccccacccttcctgcTGGATGCCTGCCCAAGCCCAGCCCACGTTCGGCTGACAGGGGCTCCCCTGGCCACATGTGATGAGACGTCCATCTAG